Proteins encoded in a region of the Saccharothrix ecbatanensis genome:
- a CDS encoding solute symporter family protein, whose protein sequence is MNGSALLNIGIFGVFVAATLVVVIRASRNTKTAADYLAAGRAFTGPQNGIAIAGDYLSAASFLGIAGAIALNGYDGFLYSIGFLVAWLIALLLVAELLRNTGKYTMGDVLAFRMRQRPVRAAAATSTMAVSFFYLLAQMAGAGGLVALLLGITGKFGQAIVIAVVGALMIAYVLIGGMKGTTWVQIIKAVLLIVGAGVMTLWVLGKYGMNLSSLLGAAVDNAPKAGEKLLGPGLAYGKDGTSKLDFLSLALALVLGTAGLPHILMRFYTVPTAKEARRSVVWAIWLIGLFYLFTLVLGYGAAALVGADKISAAPGGPNSAAPLLAEALGGPLLLGLIAAVAFATILAVVAGLTITASASFAHDIYANIIKKGEAEDKDAEVKVARRTAIVIGIVSILGGIAANGQNIAFLVALAFAVAASANLPTILYSLFWKKFNTSGALWSIYGGLAVTITLIVLSPAVSGTPKSMFKDADFALFPLSNPGIVSIPVAFLLGYLGTVLSKEDDKEKYAEMEVRALTGVGAEKATAH, encoded by the coding sequence GTGAACGGCAGCGCCCTGCTCAACATCGGCATCTTCGGCGTCTTCGTCGCGGCAACCCTGGTCGTCGTGATCCGGGCCAGCCGCAACACCAAGACGGCCGCCGACTACCTCGCCGCGGGCCGTGCGTTCACGGGTCCCCAGAACGGCATCGCCATCGCGGGTGACTACCTGTCCGCGGCGTCGTTCCTCGGCATCGCGGGTGCGATCGCGCTGAACGGCTACGACGGCTTCCTGTACTCGATCGGCTTCCTGGTCGCATGGCTCATCGCCCTGCTGCTGGTCGCCGAACTGCTGCGCAACACCGGCAAGTACACGATGGGCGACGTGCTGGCCTTCCGCATGCGCCAGCGCCCGGTGCGCGCGGCGGCGGCGACGTCGACCATGGCCGTGTCGTTCTTCTACCTGCTGGCGCAGATGGCGGGCGCGGGCGGCCTGGTCGCGCTGCTGCTCGGCATCACCGGCAAGTTCGGCCAGGCGATCGTCATCGCGGTCGTCGGCGCCCTGATGATCGCGTACGTGCTCATCGGCGGCATGAAGGGCACCACCTGGGTCCAGATCATCAAGGCGGTGCTGCTGATCGTCGGCGCCGGCGTGATGACGCTCTGGGTGCTCGGCAAGTACGGCATGAACCTGTCCAGCCTGCTCGGCGCGGCCGTGGACAACGCGCCCAAGGCCGGCGAGAAGCTGCTCGGCCCCGGCCTGGCGTACGGCAAGGACGGCACGTCCAAGCTGGACTTCCTGTCGCTGGCCCTCGCCCTGGTGCTCGGCACCGCCGGTCTGCCGCACATCCTGATGCGCTTCTACACCGTGCCGACCGCCAAGGAAGCCCGCCGCTCGGTGGTCTGGGCGATCTGGCTGATCGGCCTGTTCTACCTGTTCACGCTGGTCCTGGGCTACGGCGCGGCGGCGTTGGTGGGTGCGGACAAGATCAGTGCGGCTCCTGGTGGCCCGAACTCGGCGGCCCCGCTGCTGGCCGAGGCGCTCGGCGGCCCGCTGCTGCTGGGCCTGATCGCGGCGGTCGCGTTCGCCACGATCCTCGCGGTGGTGGCCGGTCTGACGATCACCGCTTCGGCGTCGTTCGCGCACGACATCTACGCCAACATCATCAAGAAGGGTGAGGCGGAGGACAAGGACGCCGAGGTCAAGGTCGCGCGGCGGACCGCCATCGTGATCGGCATCGTGTCGATCCTCGGCGGTATCGCGGCCAACGGCCAGAACATCGCGTTCCTGGTGGCCCTCGCGTTCGCGGTGGCGGCGTCGGCGAACCTGCCGACCATCCTCTACTCGCTGTTCTGGAAGAAGTTCAACACCTCCGGCGCGCTGTGGAGCATCTACGGCGGTCTCGCGGTGACGATCACGTTGATCGTCCTGTCGCCCGCGGTGTCCGGCACCCCGAAGTCGATGTTCAAGGACGCCGACTTCGCGTTGTTCCCGTTGTCCAACCCGGGCATCGTGTCGATCCCGGTGGCATTCCTGCTCGGCTACCTCGGCACCGTGCTGTCGAAGGAAGACGACAAGGAGAAGTACGCGGAGATGGAGGTGCGGGCGCTCACGGGCGTCGGCGCCGAGAAGGCGACCGCCCACTAG
- a CDS encoding rhodanese-like domain-containing protein produces MTVPSVEVSEVPAELPAGKVLLDVREADEWVAGHAPGALHIPMSELAGRLSELPGDAEFYVLCRAGGRSARVTQYLNANGWDATNVDGGMQVWAVSGRPLVGEVDGAEPEVI; encoded by the coding sequence GTGACCGTTCCCAGCGTTGAAGTGTCCGAGGTGCCGGCCGAGCTGCCGGCGGGCAAGGTGCTGCTCGACGTGCGTGAAGCCGACGAGTGGGTGGCCGGCCACGCCCCGGGCGCGCTGCACATCCCGATGAGCGAGTTGGCCGGCCGGTTGAGCGAGCTCCCGGGTGACGCCGAGTTCTACGTGTTGTGCCGCGCCGGCGGCCGTTCCGCGCGGGTCACGCAGTACCTGAACGCCAACGGCTGGGACGCGACGAACGTCGACGGCGGTATGCAGGTGTGGGCCGTGTCAGGTCGTCCGCTGGTCGGTGAAGTCGACGGCGCGGAGCCCGAGGTCATCTGA
- a CDS encoding DUF4328 domain-containing protein, whose product MALRPMRVDWVASPPPGAYTQRRPGVPRRGYTGPPSYPVPPRWGFPLLAWRWPTSVATDDDRPVDTIAQAQRVARTATHALGLAAVTALWAAGSEIWRYVLLLLSRYGALSSTTVGVSDAMVVSSSVVTFVACGMGLVFTLLWLRRARNAAATDAGYRPSRSDREVLISLVVPGVNLIVPGAVLAELEHAALRLPGTTRPRPSKVVRWWWGLWAAMGLFFAFTVIWSFRSSVQALADGVLFHAVADLLAAAVAVVTAVVVRRITTLLLPVDAGAIRRMRVVDVKDAPAPTLRATRPSGSPR is encoded by the coding sequence ATGGCGCTGCGACCGATGCGCGTGGACTGGGTGGCGAGCCCGCCACCCGGCGCCTACACGCAGCGTCGCCCCGGCGTGCCACGCCGCGGCTACACCGGGCCGCCGTCGTACCCGGTGCCACCGCGCTGGGGTTTCCCGCTGCTGGCGTGGCGCTGGCCCACGTCCGTGGCGACGGACGACGACCGGCCCGTGGACACGATCGCGCAGGCCCAGCGTGTGGCCCGCACCGCGACCCACGCCCTGGGGCTGGCCGCGGTGACGGCGCTGTGGGCGGCGGGCAGCGAGATCTGGCGTTACGTGTTGTTGCTGCTCAGCCGCTACGGGGCGCTGTCCTCGACCACGGTCGGGGTGTCCGATGCGATGGTCGTGTCGTCGTCGGTGGTGACGTTCGTGGCCTGCGGGATGGGGCTGGTGTTCACCCTGCTGTGGCTGCGCCGGGCGCGGAACGCCGCGGCGACGGACGCGGGCTACCGGCCGTCGAGGTCGGACCGCGAGGTGCTGATCAGCCTCGTCGTGCCCGGTGTGAACCTGATCGTGCCCGGTGCCGTGCTGGCCGAGCTGGAGCACGCGGCACTGCGCCTACCTGGGACAACCCGCCCGAGACCGTCCAAGGTCGTCCGGTGGTGGTGGGGCCTGTGGGCGGCGATGGGCCTGTTCTTCGCGTTCACGGTGATCTGGTCGTTCCGGTCCAGCGTGCAGGCGTTGGCCGACGGGGTGCTCTTCCACGCCGTCGCCGACCTCCTGGCCGCCGCCGTGGCGGTCGTGACGGCCGTAGTGGTCCGCCGCATCACCACGCTGCTGCTGCCGGTAGACGCCGGCGCCATCCGCCGCATGCGCGTGGTGGACGTCAAGGACGCCCCAGCACCCACCCTCCGAGCAACCCGCCCCTCAGGCTCCCCCCGCTAA